In one window of Episyrphus balteatus chromosome 3, idEpiBalt1.1, whole genome shotgun sequence DNA:
- the LOC129917149 gene encoding protein CREBRF homolog isoform X4 produces the protein MTESQLFSMSADFFDTSSNSSNPLKFDLYSLGSGLSSSSNSLLYSGGGGGSNSHLAFITQPTISIAQSNSNNSYNSGTIGSSSATVTSSNSTSVDSVRESLMLTNAISIPRSSSSIHHNQLHHHPLHHHHLQPRIMADLSDICLDSLEAPSLSPTLLQDVSLSASAINSHNASSNGNLLFPNELSPLSNSSSNGGGAGSNNSNSGNATNSLGFDAHQPTPNSNTMWSDIGNAITATKNEPFPTEDDYIFPIDKSEIQNASFPDYYDENILEDLNIEDLIPTNQGSYMLSPNVTGFHQLQNSTQLHSPQPSPAGPPQQLLEQQQQQHQQQSQNQNNHQQQHPVHHHQRIQQQQNSLGVHLHHNSFDERRHSSARHHGSSSPYEIYHSTPNKQINSNTAFSPGNQASPNSPLLLNSVTPPPPHANRSQYQQNMVKSRNVQLLKKEFSMSPDRNNSSSLLGQSVPAPSPSHILLSGTALSPGSSGFGSARKTLLSDTSSRLSSSAPTHLTHFGIEQIWGRREPRQHLLSTGSLVEADSYSSISTGSVLSPEGNDFSQDDEGYSDDDSDHYEDLSSDGSDNEDDRTSTPNQLSSSKGKERYFWQYNVQAKGPKGKRLVFQSKLEDPHVLNEVTDPVFSPNCSVRGIKHSGKARKGDGNDLTPNPRKLHSIGRELDKLSRTINDMTPVSELPFNVRPKSRKEKNKLASRACRLKKKAQHEANKIKLHGLEIEHKRLLSGINDIKQVLAIKYQNQGEPTDELDERIEQIYNAAITGLRIAGGTTDFVNNVLDNVKKGISNGGLEDLRNS, from the exons ATGACTGAGAGTCAATTATTTTCTATGTCGGCTGATTTCTTTGATACCTCATCGAACAGCAGCAATCCGCTGAAGTTCGATTTGTATTCACTTGGTAGTGGCCTCAGTTCAAGCAGTAATAGTCTTCTATATAGTGGTGGGGGTGGTGGCAGCAATAGTCATCTGGCCTTCATCACCCAACCGACAATATCAATAGCTCAGAGCAATAGTAATAATTCCTATAACTCCGGTACCATCGGTTCATCGAGTGCAACTGTCACCAGCAGCAACAGCACATCGGTAGATAGCGTTCGGGAAAGTTTAATGCTTACTAACGCCATATCGATTCCGCGAAGCAGCAGCAGTATACACCACAACCAATTACACCACCATCCTTTGCACCATCACCATTTACAACCTAGAATAATGGCCGATTTATCAGATATATGTTTGGACTCACTCGAAGCGCCATCATTGTCACCAACTCTCCTGCAGGATGTGAGTTTGAGTGCATCAGCTATTAATTCTCATAATGCAAGCTCAAATGGAAATCTGTTGTTTCCCAATGAGTTGTCGCCACTAAGCAATAGCAGTAGCAATGGAGGTGGTGCTGGTAGCAACAACAGTAATTCTGGAAATGCAACAAATTCACTTGGTTTTGATGCCCACCAACCAACACCAAACTCGAATACAATGTGGAGTGATATTGGCAATGCCATTACTGCAACCAAAAACGAACCATTTCCAACCGAGGACGATTACATATTTCCAATAGATAAATCGGAAATACAAAATGCTAGTTTTCCAGATTATTATGATGAGAATATATTGGAAGATCTTAATATTGAAGACTTAATACCAACGAATCAAGGAAGTTATATGCTATCGCCAAATGTCACTGGATTCCATCAGCTACAAAACTCAACTCAGTTGCACAGTCCACAACCATCGCCAGCAGGTCCGCCACAACAATTGttggaacaacaacaacaacagcaccaACAACAAagtcaaaatcaaaataatcatCAACAGCAACATCCAGTTCATCATCACCAACGGATACAACAGCAACAAAATTCCTTGGGAGTTCATCTTCACCATAATAGTTTCGATGAACGTCGACACAGCTCAGCTAGACATCATGGTTCCTCTAGTCCTTATGAAATTTATCATAGCACtccaaataaacaaattaattcaaatacAGCATTCTCGCCAGGAAATCAg GCGAGTCCAAATTCACCACTCCTTTTGAATTCAGTTACGCCCCCACCACCACATGCCAACCGTTCTCAATATCAACAAAATATGGTCAAGTCTCGTAATGTTCAGTTGCTGAAAAAGGAATTTTCCATGTCGCCAGATCGAAATAATAGCAGTAGTCTTTTGGGTCAGTCAGTTCCTGCACCCTCACCATCGCACATTCTACTTTCCGGCACAGCATTGAGTCCTGGCAGTAGTGGTTTTGGTTCCGCTCGCAAAACTTTGCTAAGCGATACTTCATCACGTTTGTCATCTTCAGCTCCAACACATTTGACGCATTTTGGCATAGAACAAATTTGGGGTAGACGTGAACCACGACAGCATTTATTATCCACTGGTTCGCTGGTCGAAGCAGATTCATACTCCTCCATCAGTACTGGAAGTGTTTTAAGTCCAGAAGGAAATGATTTCTCTCAGGATGACGAAGGGTATTCCGATGATGACAGTGATCACTATGAAGATTTGTCAAgcgatg GTTCTGATAACGAAGATGATCGTACTTCAACTCCAAATCAATTGTCTAGCAGTAAGGGTAAGGAGCGATATTTTTGGCAGTACAATGTTCAAGCTAAAGGACCCAAAGGCAAACGTTTAGTATTTCAATCAAAGCTCGAAGATCCACATGTATTGAATGAGGTTACAGATCCCGTGTTCAGCCCCAACTGTTCAGTTCGGGGCATCAAG CATAGCGGCAAAGCACGCAAAGGTGATGGCAACGATTTGACTCCAAATCCAAGAAAACTACACAGCATTGGAAGGGAGTTGGATAAGCTGAGTAGAACTATTAATGATATGACACCTGTTAGTGAGTTGCCCTTCAATGTGAGACCTAAATCGaggaaagagaaaaataagctGGCGTCAAGAGCATGTCGACTTAAGAAAAAAGCTCAACATGAAGCTAACAAGATAAAACTTCATGGACTTGAAATTGAGCATA
- the LOC129917149 gene encoding protein CREBRF homolog isoform X2, translating to MTESQLFSMSADFFDTSSNSSNPLKFDLYSLGSGLSSSSNSLLYSGGGGGSNSHLAFITQPTISIAQSNSNNSYNSGTIGSSSATVTSSNSTSVDSVRESLMLTNAISIPRSSSSIHHNQLHHHPLHHHHLQPRIMADLSDICLDSLEAPSLSPTLLQDVSLSASAINSHNASSNGNLLFPNELSPLSNSSSNGGGAGSNNSNSGNATNSLGFDAHQPTPNSNTMWSDIGNAITATKNEPFPTEDDYIFPIDKSEIQNASFPDYYDENILEDLNIEDLIPTNQGSYMLSPNVTGFHQLQNSTQLHSPQPSPAGPPQQLLEQQQQQHQQQSQNQNNHQQQHPVHHHQRIQQQQNSLGVHLHHNSFDERRHSSARHHGSSSPYEIYHSTPNKQINSNTAFSPGNQASPNSPLLLNSVTPPPPHANRSQYQQNMVKSRNVQLLKKEFSMSPDRNNSSSLLGQSVPAPSPSHILLSGTALSPGSSGFGSARKTLLSDTSSRLSSSAPTHLTHFGIEQIWGRREPRQHLLSTGSLVEADSYSSISTGSVLSPEGNDFSQDDEGYSDDDSDHYEDLSSDGSDNEDDRTSTPNQLSSSKGKERYFWQYNVQAKGPKGKRLVFQSKLEDPHVLNEVTDPVFSPNCSVRGIKHSGKARKGDGNDLTPNPRKLHSIGRELDKLSRTINDMTPVSELPFNVRPKSRKEKNKLASRACRLKKKAQHEANKIKLHGLEIEHKRLLSGINDIKQVLAIKYQNQGEPTDELDERIEQIYNAAINCDVLPAGLRIAGGTTDFVNNVLDNVKKGISNGGLEDLRNS from the exons ATGACTGAGAGTCAATTATTTTCTATGTCGGCTGATTTCTTTGATACCTCATCGAACAGCAGCAATCCGCTGAAGTTCGATTTGTATTCACTTGGTAGTGGCCTCAGTTCAAGCAGTAATAGTCTTCTATATAGTGGTGGGGGTGGTGGCAGCAATAGTCATCTGGCCTTCATCACCCAACCGACAATATCAATAGCTCAGAGCAATAGTAATAATTCCTATAACTCCGGTACCATCGGTTCATCGAGTGCAACTGTCACCAGCAGCAACAGCACATCGGTAGATAGCGTTCGGGAAAGTTTAATGCTTACTAACGCCATATCGATTCCGCGAAGCAGCAGCAGTATACACCACAACCAATTACACCACCATCCTTTGCACCATCACCATTTACAACCTAGAATAATGGCCGATTTATCAGATATATGTTTGGACTCACTCGAAGCGCCATCATTGTCACCAACTCTCCTGCAGGATGTGAGTTTGAGTGCATCAGCTATTAATTCTCATAATGCAAGCTCAAATGGAAATCTGTTGTTTCCCAATGAGTTGTCGCCACTAAGCAATAGCAGTAGCAATGGAGGTGGTGCTGGTAGCAACAACAGTAATTCTGGAAATGCAACAAATTCACTTGGTTTTGATGCCCACCAACCAACACCAAACTCGAATACAATGTGGAGTGATATTGGCAATGCCATTACTGCAACCAAAAACGAACCATTTCCAACCGAGGACGATTACATATTTCCAATAGATAAATCGGAAATACAAAATGCTAGTTTTCCAGATTATTATGATGAGAATATATTGGAAGATCTTAATATTGAAGACTTAATACCAACGAATCAAGGAAGTTATATGCTATCGCCAAATGTCACTGGATTCCATCAGCTACAAAACTCAACTCAGTTGCACAGTCCACAACCATCGCCAGCAGGTCCGCCACAACAATTGttggaacaacaacaacaacagcaccaACAACAAagtcaaaatcaaaataatcatCAACAGCAACATCCAGTTCATCATCACCAACGGATACAACAGCAACAAAATTCCTTGGGAGTTCATCTTCACCATAATAGTTTCGATGAACGTCGACACAGCTCAGCTAGACATCATGGTTCCTCTAGTCCTTATGAAATTTATCATAGCACtccaaataaacaaattaattcaaatacAGCATTCTCGCCAGGAAATCAg GCGAGTCCAAATTCACCACTCCTTTTGAATTCAGTTACGCCCCCACCACCACATGCCAACCGTTCTCAATATCAACAAAATATGGTCAAGTCTCGTAATGTTCAGTTGCTGAAAAAGGAATTTTCCATGTCGCCAGATCGAAATAATAGCAGTAGTCTTTTGGGTCAGTCAGTTCCTGCACCCTCACCATCGCACATTCTACTTTCCGGCACAGCATTGAGTCCTGGCAGTAGTGGTTTTGGTTCCGCTCGCAAAACTTTGCTAAGCGATACTTCATCACGTTTGTCATCTTCAGCTCCAACACATTTGACGCATTTTGGCATAGAACAAATTTGGGGTAGACGTGAACCACGACAGCATTTATTATCCACTGGTTCGCTGGTCGAAGCAGATTCATACTCCTCCATCAGTACTGGAAGTGTTTTAAGTCCAGAAGGAAATGATTTCTCTCAGGATGACGAAGGGTATTCCGATGATGACAGTGATCACTATGAAGATTTGTCAAgcgatg GTTCTGATAACGAAGATGATCGTACTTCAACTCCAAATCAATTGTCTAGCAGTAAGGGTAAGGAGCGATATTTTTGGCAGTACAATGTTCAAGCTAAAGGACCCAAAGGCAAACGTTTAGTATTTCAATCAAAGCTCGAAGATCCACATGTATTGAATGAGGTTACAGATCCCGTGTTCAGCCCCAACTGTTCAGTTCGGGGCATCAAG CATAGCGGCAAAGCACGCAAAGGTGATGGCAACGATTTGACTCCAAATCCAAGAAAACTACACAGCATTGGAAGGGAGTTGGATAAGCTGAGTAGAACTATTAATGATATGACACCTGTTAGTGAGTTGCCCTTCAATGTGAGACCTAAATCGaggaaagagaaaaataagctGGCGTCAAGAGCATGTCGACTTAAGAAAAAAGCTCAACATGAAGCTAACAAGATAAAACTTCATGGACTTGAAATTGAGCATA
- the LOC129917149 gene encoding protein CREBRF homolog isoform X1: protein MTESQLFSMSADFFDTSSNSSNPLKFDLYSLGSGLSSSSNSLLYSGGGGGSNSHLAFITQPTISIAQSNSNNSYNSGTIGSSSATVTSSNSTSVDSVRESLMLTNAISIPRSSSSIHHNQLHHHPLHHHHLQPRIMADLSDICLDSLEAPSLSPTLLQDVSLSASAINSHNASSNGNLLFPNELSPLSNSSSNGGGAGSNNSNSGNATNSLGFDAHQPTPNSNTMWSDIGNAITATKNEPFPTEDDYIFPIDKSEIQNASFPDYYDENILEDLNIEDLIPTNQGSYMLSPNVTGFHQLQNSTQLHSPQPSPAGPPQQLLEQQQQQHQQQSQNQNNHQQQHPVHHHQRIQQQQNSLGVHLHHNSFDERRHSSARHHGSSSPYEIYHSTPNKQINSNTAFSPGNQASPNSPLLLNSVTPPPPHANRSQYQQNMVKSRNVQLLKKEFSMSPDRNNSSSLLGQSVPAPSPSHILLSGTALSPGSSGFGSARKTLLSDTSSRLSSSAPTHLTHFGIEQIWGRREPRQHLLSTGSLVEADSYSSISTGSVLSPEGNDFSQDDEGYSDDDSDHYEDLSSDGSDNEDDRTSTPNQLSSSKGKERYFWQYNVQAKGPKGKRLVFQSKLEDPHVLNEVTDPVFSPNCSVRGIKVFKHSGKARKGDGNDLTPNPRKLHSIGRELDKLSRTINDMTPVSELPFNVRPKSRKEKNKLASRACRLKKKAQHEANKIKLHGLEIEHKRLLSGINDIKQVLAIKYQNQGEPTDELDERIEQIYNAAINCDVLPAGLRIAGGTTDFVNNVLDNVKKGISNGGLEDLRNS, encoded by the exons ATGACTGAGAGTCAATTATTTTCTATGTCGGCTGATTTCTTTGATACCTCATCGAACAGCAGCAATCCGCTGAAGTTCGATTTGTATTCACTTGGTAGTGGCCTCAGTTCAAGCAGTAATAGTCTTCTATATAGTGGTGGGGGTGGTGGCAGCAATAGTCATCTGGCCTTCATCACCCAACCGACAATATCAATAGCTCAGAGCAATAGTAATAATTCCTATAACTCCGGTACCATCGGTTCATCGAGTGCAACTGTCACCAGCAGCAACAGCACATCGGTAGATAGCGTTCGGGAAAGTTTAATGCTTACTAACGCCATATCGATTCCGCGAAGCAGCAGCAGTATACACCACAACCAATTACACCACCATCCTTTGCACCATCACCATTTACAACCTAGAATAATGGCCGATTTATCAGATATATGTTTGGACTCACTCGAAGCGCCATCATTGTCACCAACTCTCCTGCAGGATGTGAGTTTGAGTGCATCAGCTATTAATTCTCATAATGCAAGCTCAAATGGAAATCTGTTGTTTCCCAATGAGTTGTCGCCACTAAGCAATAGCAGTAGCAATGGAGGTGGTGCTGGTAGCAACAACAGTAATTCTGGAAATGCAACAAATTCACTTGGTTTTGATGCCCACCAACCAACACCAAACTCGAATACAATGTGGAGTGATATTGGCAATGCCATTACTGCAACCAAAAACGAACCATTTCCAACCGAGGACGATTACATATTTCCAATAGATAAATCGGAAATACAAAATGCTAGTTTTCCAGATTATTATGATGAGAATATATTGGAAGATCTTAATATTGAAGACTTAATACCAACGAATCAAGGAAGTTATATGCTATCGCCAAATGTCACTGGATTCCATCAGCTACAAAACTCAACTCAGTTGCACAGTCCACAACCATCGCCAGCAGGTCCGCCACAACAATTGttggaacaacaacaacaacagcaccaACAACAAagtcaaaatcaaaataatcatCAACAGCAACATCCAGTTCATCATCACCAACGGATACAACAGCAACAAAATTCCTTGGGAGTTCATCTTCACCATAATAGTTTCGATGAACGTCGACACAGCTCAGCTAGACATCATGGTTCCTCTAGTCCTTATGAAATTTATCATAGCACtccaaataaacaaattaattcaaatacAGCATTCTCGCCAGGAAATCAg GCGAGTCCAAATTCACCACTCCTTTTGAATTCAGTTACGCCCCCACCACCACATGCCAACCGTTCTCAATATCAACAAAATATGGTCAAGTCTCGTAATGTTCAGTTGCTGAAAAAGGAATTTTCCATGTCGCCAGATCGAAATAATAGCAGTAGTCTTTTGGGTCAGTCAGTTCCTGCACCCTCACCATCGCACATTCTACTTTCCGGCACAGCATTGAGTCCTGGCAGTAGTGGTTTTGGTTCCGCTCGCAAAACTTTGCTAAGCGATACTTCATCACGTTTGTCATCTTCAGCTCCAACACATTTGACGCATTTTGGCATAGAACAAATTTGGGGTAGACGTGAACCACGACAGCATTTATTATCCACTGGTTCGCTGGTCGAAGCAGATTCATACTCCTCCATCAGTACTGGAAGTGTTTTAAGTCCAGAAGGAAATGATTTCTCTCAGGATGACGAAGGGTATTCCGATGATGACAGTGATCACTATGAAGATTTGTCAAgcgatg GTTCTGATAACGAAGATGATCGTACTTCAACTCCAAATCAATTGTCTAGCAGTAAGGGTAAGGAGCGATATTTTTGGCAGTACAATGTTCAAGCTAAAGGACCCAAAGGCAAACGTTTAGTATTTCAATCAAAGCTCGAAGATCCACATGTATTGAATGAGGTTACAGATCCCGTGTTCAGCCCCAACTGTTCAGTTCGGGGCATCAAGGTATTTAAA CATAGCGGCAAAGCACGCAAAGGTGATGGCAACGATTTGACTCCAAATCCAAGAAAACTACACAGCATTGGAAGGGAGTTGGATAAGCTGAGTAGAACTATTAATGATATGACACCTGTTAGTGAGTTGCCCTTCAATGTGAGACCTAAATCGaggaaagagaaaaataagctGGCGTCAAGAGCATGTCGACTTAAGAAAAAAGCTCAACATGAAGCTAACAAGATAAAACTTCATGGACTTGAAATTGAGCATA
- the LOC129917149 gene encoding protein CREBRF homolog isoform X3, producing MTESQLFSMSADFFDTSSNSSNPLKFDLYSLGSGLSSSSNSLLYSGGGGGSNSHLAFITQPTISIAQSNSNNSYNSGTIGSSSATVTSSNSTSVDSVRESLMLTNAISIPRSSSSIHHNQLHHHPLHHHHLQPRIMADLSDICLDSLEAPSLSPTLLQDVSLSASAINSHNASSNGNLLFPNELSPLSNSSSNGGGAGSNNSNSGNATNSLGFDAHQPTPNSNTMWSDIGNAITATKNEPFPTEDDYIFPIDKSEIQNASFPDYYDENILEDLNIEDLIPTNQGSYMLSPNVTGFHQLQNSTQLHSPQPSPAGPPQQLLEQQQQQHQQQSQNQNNHQQQHPVHHHQRIQQQQNSLGVHLHHNSFDERRHSSARHHGSSSPYEIYHSTPNKQINSNTAFSPGNQASPNSPLLLNSVTPPPPHANRSQYQQNMVKSRNVQLLKKEFSMSPDRNNSSSLLGQSVPAPSPSHILLSGTALSPGSSGFGSARKTLLSDTSSRLSSSAPTHLTHFGIEQIWGRREPRQHLLSTGSLVEADSYSSISTGSVLSPEGNDFSQDDEGYSDDDSDHYEDLSSDGSDNEDDRTSTPNQLSSSKGKERYFWQYNVQAKGPKGKRLVFQSKLEDPHVLNEVTDPVFSPNCSVRGIKVFKHSGKARKGDGNDLTPNPRKLHSIGRELDKLSRTINDMTPVSELPFNVRPKSRKEKNKLASRACRLKKKAQHEANKIKLHGLEIEHKRLLSGINDIKQVLAIKYQNQGEPTDELDERIEQIYNAAITGLRIAGGTTDFVNNVLDNVKKGISNGGLEDLRNS from the exons ATGACTGAGAGTCAATTATTTTCTATGTCGGCTGATTTCTTTGATACCTCATCGAACAGCAGCAATCCGCTGAAGTTCGATTTGTATTCACTTGGTAGTGGCCTCAGTTCAAGCAGTAATAGTCTTCTATATAGTGGTGGGGGTGGTGGCAGCAATAGTCATCTGGCCTTCATCACCCAACCGACAATATCAATAGCTCAGAGCAATAGTAATAATTCCTATAACTCCGGTACCATCGGTTCATCGAGTGCAACTGTCACCAGCAGCAACAGCACATCGGTAGATAGCGTTCGGGAAAGTTTAATGCTTACTAACGCCATATCGATTCCGCGAAGCAGCAGCAGTATACACCACAACCAATTACACCACCATCCTTTGCACCATCACCATTTACAACCTAGAATAATGGCCGATTTATCAGATATATGTTTGGACTCACTCGAAGCGCCATCATTGTCACCAACTCTCCTGCAGGATGTGAGTTTGAGTGCATCAGCTATTAATTCTCATAATGCAAGCTCAAATGGAAATCTGTTGTTTCCCAATGAGTTGTCGCCACTAAGCAATAGCAGTAGCAATGGAGGTGGTGCTGGTAGCAACAACAGTAATTCTGGAAATGCAACAAATTCACTTGGTTTTGATGCCCACCAACCAACACCAAACTCGAATACAATGTGGAGTGATATTGGCAATGCCATTACTGCAACCAAAAACGAACCATTTCCAACCGAGGACGATTACATATTTCCAATAGATAAATCGGAAATACAAAATGCTAGTTTTCCAGATTATTATGATGAGAATATATTGGAAGATCTTAATATTGAAGACTTAATACCAACGAATCAAGGAAGTTATATGCTATCGCCAAATGTCACTGGATTCCATCAGCTACAAAACTCAACTCAGTTGCACAGTCCACAACCATCGCCAGCAGGTCCGCCACAACAATTGttggaacaacaacaacaacagcaccaACAACAAagtcaaaatcaaaataatcatCAACAGCAACATCCAGTTCATCATCACCAACGGATACAACAGCAACAAAATTCCTTGGGAGTTCATCTTCACCATAATAGTTTCGATGAACGTCGACACAGCTCAGCTAGACATCATGGTTCCTCTAGTCCTTATGAAATTTATCATAGCACtccaaataaacaaattaattcaaatacAGCATTCTCGCCAGGAAATCAg GCGAGTCCAAATTCACCACTCCTTTTGAATTCAGTTACGCCCCCACCACCACATGCCAACCGTTCTCAATATCAACAAAATATGGTCAAGTCTCGTAATGTTCAGTTGCTGAAAAAGGAATTTTCCATGTCGCCAGATCGAAATAATAGCAGTAGTCTTTTGGGTCAGTCAGTTCCTGCACCCTCACCATCGCACATTCTACTTTCCGGCACAGCATTGAGTCCTGGCAGTAGTGGTTTTGGTTCCGCTCGCAAAACTTTGCTAAGCGATACTTCATCACGTTTGTCATCTTCAGCTCCAACACATTTGACGCATTTTGGCATAGAACAAATTTGGGGTAGACGTGAACCACGACAGCATTTATTATCCACTGGTTCGCTGGTCGAAGCAGATTCATACTCCTCCATCAGTACTGGAAGTGTTTTAAGTCCAGAAGGAAATGATTTCTCTCAGGATGACGAAGGGTATTCCGATGATGACAGTGATCACTATGAAGATTTGTCAAgcgatg GTTCTGATAACGAAGATGATCGTACTTCAACTCCAAATCAATTGTCTAGCAGTAAGGGTAAGGAGCGATATTTTTGGCAGTACAATGTTCAAGCTAAAGGACCCAAAGGCAAACGTTTAGTATTTCAATCAAAGCTCGAAGATCCACATGTATTGAATGAGGTTACAGATCCCGTGTTCAGCCCCAACTGTTCAGTTCGGGGCATCAAGGTATTTAAA CATAGCGGCAAAGCACGCAAAGGTGATGGCAACGATTTGACTCCAAATCCAAGAAAACTACACAGCATTGGAAGGGAGTTGGATAAGCTGAGTAGAACTATTAATGATATGACACCTGTTAGTGAGTTGCCCTTCAATGTGAGACCTAAATCGaggaaagagaaaaataagctGGCGTCAAGAGCATGTCGACTTAAGAAAAAAGCTCAACATGAAGCTAACAAGATAAAACTTCATGGACTTGAAATTGAGCATA